A DNA window from Halococcus salifodinae DSM 8989 contains the following coding sequences:
- a CDS encoding HAD-IIA family hydrolase, with product MATRGAIVDLDGTVYRGDTPLVGAREGLELLHDTGHEVCFVSNNPAKSPTEFAARLIEMDVPVDAEAVVSAASVTASTLERTHPDADLFVIGSPGLRSVLTAAGFRLTDDPAACDVLVVSYDRGFEYDDMTDGLRAIEAGAAFVGTDPDRTIPTGDGRAVPGSGAIIDAIAGVVDRDPDWIAGKPAARMAETALDRLDSPPGECLVIGDRLDTDIAMGKRHGMETVLVLTGVTDRETFAASDITPDHVIDGLGDIGSVLATIDDN from the coding sequence ATGGCCACTCGTGGCGCGATCGTCGATCTCGATGGAACGGTCTATCGCGGCGACACACCTCTTGTTGGTGCTCGTGAGGGACTCGAACTGCTTCATGACACCGGCCACGAGGTCTGCTTCGTCTCGAACAACCCGGCGAAATCCCCCACGGAGTTCGCCGCGCGACTCATCGAGATGGACGTGCCAGTCGATGCCGAAGCCGTCGTTTCGGCGGCCAGCGTCACCGCAAGCACGCTCGAACGAACCCACCCCGACGCCGACCTGTTCGTGATCGGCTCGCCCGGACTCCGATCGGTCCTCACCGCGGCGGGCTTTCGGCTGACCGACGATCCGGCGGCGTGTGACGTGCTCGTGGTCTCGTACGATCGCGGGTTCGAGTACGACGACATGACCGACGGACTGCGCGCGATCGAGGCCGGCGCGGCGTTCGTCGGTACCGACCCCGATCGGACGATCCCGACCGGAGACGGCCGCGCAGTACCGGGTTCGGGGGCGATCATCGACGCCATCGCGGGCGTCGTCGATCGTGATCCCGACTGGATCGCGGGCAAACCCGCCGCACGGATGGCCGAGACGGCACTCGATCGACTCGACTCTCCGCCCGGGGAGTGTCTCGTGATCGGCGACCGGCTCGACACCGACATCGCGATGGGCAAACGCCACGGGATGGAGACGGTGCTCGTCCTGACCGGCGTCACCGACCGGGAAACGTTCGCCGCGAGTGACATCACACCAGATCACGTGATCGACGGTCTCGGCGACATCGGGTCGGTGCTCGCCACGATCGACGACAACTGA